The following proteins come from a genomic window of Populus alba chromosome 12, ASM523922v2, whole genome shotgun sequence:
- the LOC118028981 gene encoding uncharacterized protein produces the protein MSGEAAPSSSGVVLQGLDDVEEFIWANEGEGSLPWDRFRHVFDLVQNGNQAFRENHFEEAINYYSRANNIKPGDPIILGNRSAAYSRVSHFLKQRPASTSEDRPLNGLDPTIHAELALKDAEKVINLRNNLVNPYILKANALILLEKYELAQDVVLSGLQVDPFCNPLRVSLRNLERLLGSMMSKSLGKPERSDEFDCTLCLKLLFEPITTPCGHSFCRSCLFQSMDRGNKCPLCRTVLFISPRTCSISVTLNNIIQKNFPEEYAERKSEHDCLTNFGVDLIPLFVMDAVIPCQKFPLHIFEPRYRLMVRRIMEGNHRMGMVIIDSASGSIADLACEVEITECEPLPDGRFYLEVESRRRFRILQSWDQDGYRVAEIEWVLDNSPEGLEQRTKIQELTNSAAEYAQSWLRRAKEAARQDRRRLEKLLNVEAMMPMPLDPERFSFWLATLTDRRPCERLELLRIRDTTERIRRGLLYLRTAE, from the exons GCAAATGAAGGAGAGGGTTCGTTGCCATGGGACCGATTCAGACATGTTTTTGATCTTGTGCAAAATGGAAACCAGGCATTCCGGGAGAATCATTTTGAGgag GCAATCAATTATTACTCAAGAGCAAATAACATTAAACCCGGTGATCCTATTATTCTTGGCAACCGTAGTGCTGCTTATAGCAG GGTCAGCCATTTCCTGAAACAGAGACCTGCATCCACTTCTGAGGACAGACCATTAAATGGGCTGGATCCTACTATACATGCTGAA cTTGCATTGAAGGATGCCGAGAAGGTAATAAACCTCAGAAACAATTTAGTGAATCCATACATCTTAAAGGCCAATGCTCTTATCTTG CTGGAAAAGTATGAGTTGGCTCAGGATGTTGTCCTTTCAGGTCTTCAGGTTGATCCTTTCTG CAATCCTCTTCGTGTTTCTCTACGGAATTTGGAGAGATTGTTGGGCAGTATGATGAGTAAAAGTCTTGGGAAACCAGAACGGAGTGATGAATTTGATTGCACTCTCTGCCTGAAGTTACTATTTGAACCTATTACGACTCCCTGTGGGCATTCCTTTTGCCGCTCATGTCTTTTCCAGTCAATGGATCGTG GTAACAAATGCCCATTGTGTCGAACAGTTCTCTTTATCAGTCCTAGAACATGTTCAATCAG TGTGACCCTAAACAACATTATACAGAAGAACTTCCCAGAGGAATACGCTGAAAGGAAGTCTGAGCATGACTGTTTGACAAACTTTGGTGTTGATTTGATCCCTCTTTTTGTCATGGATGCTGTTATACCGTGTCAGAAGTTTCCACTCCACATATTTGAACCACGATACAGACTGATG GTCAGGAGGATCATGGAAGGAAATCATCGGATGGGAATG GTTATCATTGATTCTGCTTCAGGCTCCATAGCTGATTTGGCTTGTGAGGTGGAGATTACTGA GTGTGAACCACTTCCAGATGGGCGCTTCTATCTAGAG GTTGAAAGTCGCCGAAGATTTAGAATCCTTCAATCTTGGGATCAAGATGG GTATCGTGTTGCAGAGATAGAATGGGTACTGGATAATTCACCTGAAGGGCTGGAACAGAGGACCAAA ATTCAGGAACTTACAAATAGTGCAGCAGAATATGCTCAGTCATGGTTAAGGAGGGCAAAGGAAGCTGCAAGACAAG ATAGAAGAAGACTTGAGAAACTTCTTAATGTGGAAGCAATGATGCCCATGCCATTGGATCCTGAGCGCTTCAGTTTCTGG CTTGCTACTTTAACAGATAGGAGACCTTGTGAAAGATTGGAGCTCCTTCGTATAAGGGATACAACAGAG AGGATAAGACGAGGATTGTTATATCTTAGAACAGCAGAATAA